TTCCCCTAATGGAACTTGCCTTGCGCCTAGTCAAGAATGGCATCAAGGTTACATTTGTGAACACGGAATTTGATCACAAGCGAGTCATTGAATCGTTATCAGGTGAAGAAAATGTACCTGATATGATGCATCTGGTATCCGTCCCAGATGGCCTGGAATCGTGGGAAGACAGAAATGACCTGGGGAAGTTAACAAAGACAATTTTTCGTGTTATGCCTGCAAAGTTGGAGGCTCTAATGGAGAAGATGAATGAATCTGAAACTGACAAAATCACATGCCTTATTACTGATGAGAGCATGGGTTGGGCACTGGAGATTGCGAAGAATATGGGAGTCAGGGCTGTAGCCTTCTGGCCTGCAGCAGCAGCTCTATTGGCTCTGCAACTCAATATTCCAAAGCTCATTGATGATGGAATCATAGACAGCTCTGGTAAGACTCCTTTCAGCATAATACTTTTACAGTTTCATCATTTTCGTATAGGCACTTACTTTTTTGTAGTCATAAAACAGTAAAACAATATAAAGTTGATTTAGAATTGGAACCTATGAAGTTAAAAATCATAATGCAAGCAAAGTAACAAACTCATAGGAAACAGGGAGGTGCAATTTTGGGTGTTTCAAAATAAGTTGAAAGTTGAAAAACATATCAAGTGAATTAGTTTTCATCAATGCAAGGAAATTTTTGCAGCAAAGTAAAAAAATGCTTTGCCAGAACAATGATTATCAAATTTCGCATTTATTAAGGCAAATTTTGTGGCAGGAACTATCATGAAGAAGCAGATGGTCCAGTTATCATCCACCATGTTAGCCGTGGACTCTGAACACTTTCTTTGGGCGAGTGTCGGTGATGCGACCACACAGGGTATTGTTTTTGATGCAATATTAAAAAATAACAGAACATTAAAAATGGCTGATTGGATTATCGGCAACTCGAGTAATGAGTTAGAGACATCAGTTTTTACCTTATTTCCAGAAATGTTGCCAATTGGCCCTCTTCTAGCTAGCAACCGGCTTGGAAAATCAGTTGGTTCCTACTGGCCTGAAGACTCGGATTGCTTGGCGTGGCTTGATAAACAACCAGTCCAATCAGTCATTTATGTTGCATTTGGGAGCTTCACAGTTTTTGACCAGACACAGTTTCAAGAACTGGCTCTAGGCCTTGAACGCACCAATATGCCATTCCTGTGGGTTGTGAGGCGGAATTTAACAGCAGAAACAGATAATGCATATCCAAAAGGTTCCAAAGAGCGAATACAAGGACGAGGAAGATTATCCAGTTGGGCACCTCAACAACAGGTGCTGAGTCATCCTTCAGTTGCCTGCTTCCTCAGCCACTGTGGTTGGAATTCTACAATTGAAGGTGTAAGCAATGGTGTCCCTTTCCTCTGCTGGCCATACTTTGCAGACCAGTTCACTAATAGAAGCTACATATGTGATGATTGGAAGGTTGGATTAGGATTGGAAAAAGATGGAAATGGAATCATTGCACAAGGAGAAGTTAAGAACAAAATTGAGCAGCTAGTCACTGTTAAAGGCTACAAGGAGAGGGCCTTGGATTTAAAAGCAAAAGTTATGAGTAGTCTTAGAGAAGACGGATGTTCTGGCAAGAATTTCAACAACTTTGTCAAGTGGATTAAGGATGATTAGAACAACTAAGTGTGCTCTGAGCACGCTTGACTGCCACTTATCAATACAATTTAGCATTGATTCCACTCTACATCAAAGTATTTAGTATATTTTTTCCTTGAGATTTTGACTTATgcttttgcatttcattttataGCAGGTAATTCAATagttgcttttaaaatttttttagaacTTCAAGTTtacttttcttgtttgtttaggTGCTAACTAACTCGATGTTTGTCACTCTTAGATGAAACAAGCAAATATTTGCCAATATATTTACAATTAACGTAATTAAGCATATTTATCTGGGCTAATTTGTTACAATGAATTACTAATTTTAGGAATATTTTGTACAAGTAAAAAACAATCCTCACATTTAAGCATATATTTGTGAATACATGATTAGGCAAGTATAGTAAGCTACTACATAGGATGAGGAGATGTATCAAGCCAAAAGTGTTCATAAttttctgaataatttattgGCTTAATTACACTTTGCCCCCTGAACTTGAGCCCTTTTAACACTTTACCTCCCTAATCTCCAAATATATACGCTTTACCACTTGTGATCAATACACTATGAATTTGATCTTTTAGCACaaaaataaattagataatCCACAATAAAGAAGTCTAAGCAACTCAATGTGTTTTTTCTTAATGCCTATAGCAATACTTattttaaatgaaataaaattaattagtgcatttggaatgaaattatttgcttatatttttttattgtagtactttttaatgtgttttatatgagataaaaacatgattaaaaaataaatgtgtATTTTTGCCCTCttgataattttatttttgtacatGATAAAATGAGACGAGTTTAAGAATTTAGAGAGTAAAGCATCCAccacaaaaatttaaaaactaaagcAAGAATCAAGATATAATTTAAGGGTGCCAAATGAAATTAACGCTAATAAATCAATAGTATATTTAACATGGTATGACAAATCATGCAATAAAACATGTTTGGCGTAAGAGAGCCATGACTTCACGTGTGGGTACTATCGACAAACAAACACCCCTTCAAGACAAAAGGCAGTTCCCTATATACAGTTTTTCCTAAAAGACTTGCAAATCAAAACTGTCAGCGAAGTTACTGAATCACAAGAAAATAGTAAGTGCAGCAATCAGCATCCTATCCGTTTTAGTGCAACAAATCAATCTGAAGAAACAGTAGATCTATGGATGTTTTACTATATTTTTTACATCCTTAATAGGCAAAAACTTTCATTGAAAATAATAACTTTCTTTTGTGCATAATAGATTATCTAGTGTAACATGTGTGTATATTTTCCTCGTCCTAAAGAAGCAGTGCCTTAAATTACACAAGAAATTGTTGGAATTAAAATACTTTTGTTATATCTTATTCAACAATTTGCCGTCGTAGGTATTACTTGTTGATTGCTCAATAGACATTGTGGCCAAGTTTGAATGAGCAAAGTAGCAAAAATTTAACTCTACGTTGAGTGTAAAAAACTGAATTTCCATTTTTACCGTTGTTTAGTTGAATTTGGTCCAAAAATATGATTTACTCACAACCTCAATTTGGTACAAAATTGACATTTGTTAGGAATTagaatttttttataaaaaaaaaagagagagagaaacaatAGCAGTTTAAATGCAATGAAAATTTggcctatatatatatatatatgtgtgtgtgtgtaaaagCAACAAGAAATTGTGAGGCCATGCaaattggaaaccctaaatatTGCAAATCAATAAGAATTGGCCGTCATGTTGTCCTAGAAATAACAACAGCATGATTCGTACGGCCGCCAAGTTGTCCTAGAAATTATAGGATAGTTTAGTTCCAATGGTGCTATTAAGTGACTGTTTGCTCCACAACAGAAATTTTGCTCCCATTGTCTTCAGACTTAAATGCAATTTCTTGAAATATGTTTAAAAGTCATCACTAACTTTAATTCTCTTCGGCCACTTGGGTAATATCTATATATCATGCTGCATTTACGAAGAGGCTATACTATATATGAGCATAGTAGTAGCTGTATCATATATGACATGGAAGAGCTGGTGAATTGCTTAAGATCAACTTTTACAGCTTAAACACGGGCTTTGGCAGCTGACGGATGAAGATGCATAGCATATGTAATTTACAACAGGACGCAACAAAACCATCGTCTGCCTCAGTTCCCCTGTGAATAAGTACTCAATGCCCACTTTgacaaaataataaagaaaaaaggaaaagaaaaacgtTGTCTAACAATTTTAATACCTCTAACAGAATATCTGTAAATAGTAAAAGATATTCAACATAGGGAAACTTTGTATAAAGGCCAAATTTTATACAAAGACACACAACTTTTGCTTAATTTCTGCGAAGGTTGGGCACATAATTTTGTGGTGAATCTAAAGACATTTATAGTTCTGATCACGTCAAAAGTGTGCACAATTGGCATACTAGAAATTTAGTGAAGTGTCACTTTTATTAGCTAGTATAATTCCGCTCTCCTTGCAGAAAACTTTCAGAAAAATAGTAAATATGAATCCTATAGTCACCAAATGATCTAGAATCAGAATCCAGTTTTGGAATTAGATAGTATGTAAACTTAAATATAACAACAATTGAATTGAACACAATCCAACATATCATGCGATAAACATGTTTCGAGTTAAATAGCAGTGAGTGCTTCATCTTTACGTGCTTGCATCTGCCAAGTACAAacaaaaatcactccaaacAGAAAACTAATTCAATCAGTCCATTTGGATTTTcctgttttttttaaaataagtttttcaaatacaatacgACAGTAATATAGAAACAAAAACAACTTAAAAAAATCTCatataaaagtttttcatatacgcTGCTACAGTAAAGCTTTTCAAAAACACatccaaaaatagctaatccaaactcAGCGAATTGAACAtacaaattttattaatttaaagaggtattaattgagtaataaattaataatttattaatttatcgatTGAACTTACAATTCAAGCAAACACTCATTTAATCAactaaagttttattttattttataaaaatatgaattattctATTAATAAAAGGAGGCTAAAAATCTAAGGAATATAAATCAATCCATATCTACTTGATTGCAAGTATAATTTAATTCTATTAATGTCTTCAATATACATACGTAAAAGTAAAATATTGGAACATTGGATTTTAATTGACAGGAAGGAAACAAAAAGCCCATGAGGCAATCAGAATGGAATGACCGCGCATGATTTCAGTATGGAGAATTAGTGAAGGAAAGTACTGTTGTAATGAAAATGGAAGGCAGGATAATTTATAATCCCGTATTCCTTCTAGTTGCGTATCCTCAACGAGTCAACTCAGATTTAAGTCTTTAAAGTTGCATGCTCAAAAAATTATCTCTTGCCCATAGTCCAATTGGGCAAAGAGATAAAGTAGATTTAGATGTTGTtgattgaccaaaaaaaaaggataaaataccaaaaaaactTAATATAGTTTgttaaatgttcaatttaactccCTCCTATTTGAAAATCTATATTATAATTCCCTATAGTTtcgactaaattgaaaattggacAGAAAGCATTCAATTTAATGGTTATACGTGAAATGTCAATATTGTCCCTACTATATGTGAGATGCTTTccatttaattttcaatttagtcaaAACCATAGGGAGTCATATTGTCTCTATATAAATGAACTTCCTATGGTTTGTTGAATATTCAATTTAACTCCCTCTGCtggtttaaaaaattacactatgACTCTCTACGGTTtcgactaaattgaaaattaaatggAAAGCGTCTCACATATAGTAGGGGCAATATTGACATTTCACACACAACCATTAGATTTGATGTATTCTgtccaattttcaatttagtcgaAACCATAGGGAGCTATAGTGTAGGTTTCCAAATCAGAGggagttaaattgaacatttatCAAATCATAGAgagttttttggtattttacccaGAAAAAAGATATAAgagaaatttcattttcatgatTATCGGAATTTAATTCATGTAATGCACAAATAATCTCAACAGGAAGTATCAATTTATTTCTCAAAACATAAAGCCTACTTCACATGTCTTAggagattgaaaaaaaaaagcagtaaACTTAAATtagataagaaacaaaaaaagataaTTAGTATCCCTACTTTACTCTACAGTTTATAACGTTCGATGAGTTCGTTTGAGCTCAACTAACTATATTTGGTCGAGTTTGAGTAAACTAACATaaccacacacacacacacacacacatatatatatatatatatatatatataataggaAAATGGTGGGGTTTAAGAAGCGGGGAGGGGACAAGGAAATTTATAGAAATAATTTAAGAACTTAAGAAGAACTAAAAGGAGTGTTTTTAGTAATaagcaaaaagaaattttttgcttcacttttagaaaataattaaacaagatTAGGAAAtaagggggagggttgggtggtAAGACAAAGGGATTGTAAGTAGGAGGATCTGAATTCAAACTTTTGCacttccaaaagaaaaaaaaaagatttggaaaTGAAATTCTCAATTCAAGGGTGAAAGGTAATTTTCTTGgaaaactaaataaataatGCTTTGTTAACAATGCCTAATGAATCTTGATTCCATACCATTATGAATAGATTTTGGGTACGTTTGGTTCCCCATAGAATTGGAGTGTAGAATTGGAATTGGAGCTCCAATTTCAATTCTTGTGTTTGGATACTATCTTTTCTGTAGAATTAGAATCGAATTGCAATTCCAAATCGATCGAATTCCATGGTTCCAATTCTTTGGCTGGACCAAAGAATTCCAATTCTAATTCCACGACTGAACTCCTCAATCGGGTCAACACGCGGGTCTTGTACGAGCAAAATCTCAAAAATGGGTCAACTATAAAATTGATGGAAAAAACTCAaacctctctcttctctttccATTATCAATCCCCATATCTAATGCTCTGTTGGAGCATTCCTGCCGCCGCCTCCTTCACTTGTGCTGCCTTCACCCATCACTTTTGCTGCCACTTCCACCCCTCCATGCTCCACTCGCTACCCATTGCATAACTCAGGTTGAAATTATGGGGTTTTAATTAGTTTCTGTCAGTCTCCTCCTTCCCTTCCAGTGAATGAATTGAGAATTGATTCGATGAGTGAAGAATGAAATTTCATTaccaatttggcaaaattcattGATCAATTCCATCTTAGTGTCCAAGAACAAACAAAAGTGCCCAACTTCTTCGTTATTTCCTTGAAGCCGATACTTGTTCAGGAGAGAACGAGGAATAGTCTCTATTATTAGcagttgaattggtaaaaagGGGCAATTTCCTCGTACAAAAATTCAAGCTACATTAGAAGAAGTCGTCTTCGGCCCCCCCAAACTTCATTCGCTTGCTTTGTAGTTCCAAGTCTTCATCAAGTCAAGAAACCCCAGCTGCAAACAATAAATACCACACTGGTACGGTTTACTCCAGGATTGACCGATACTATAACCAATACGACATGGCTTTGCAATTTACTCCCTACTATTCCAGAATTTTCAGATAGAATTAGAGTTTATAAAGGTaacttcaaaatttaattttttttctattaaaCATTGtttttttaaggtattttttcTATTAAACATTgttttttaaggtattttttcTGATTATTTGTGGTATTGATTGATTCTATGcggttattattattattttaagctTATAATTTACGATGTTATGAGAACAAAAGAACAAGTTGGTCTTTGATTTCCATTTTCTTGTATGTTTgagttttagttaattagtcaaaGTTTGACTTGGAACCCATTCGGGATAATGCCTGAACGTGTAGGATTTGAGAATACTTATTAGGAACTTGGACATTTTTTATTGATCCCGAGGCTTTTGGAAAAATCAACTTTGATTAGAAGTAAACTAATAATACTACTGCTACCTTTTGGAAAAATCAACTAAGTTTTGTCTGAGACCTGTGTAGCACTTGGAACTCTGTGCAGAAAGTGCAGAAAGCATTATTGCAGTCGCATGTCCATGCAAAATCTGATAAAAGTCCTGTAACAGTAGCTGTGTAGCACTTGGTGTATGATAAAATTAGTGACGAGGTATGTTATAAACGGTAATGACTTTTACAAATAATCCCACGATTGAATTTATGACAGGGTAGTGGAGAGAGGTTTTCACCAATTAAATGAAACAGAGCCTGGTCTACTTGAACAAGAACTTAAACTAACTGCTTGTAGAGTAACATCTGTAAGTAAGCCTTGGATATAACTGCAATTTCCCATGATTAAGCCTATTAATTCTACTTCCTTATTTTGTTAACTTTTCACACCAGGTGTAGTGTCTTGTTCTTTAAAGGAGGTGAGATTATTGTACACTTGTTGTAGCAAATTAGTGACCCCGTCAAATTTCTTGGAAGGCGCTAAATATTAGATGAGAATGATATTAAGAAGCAAGAGGAAAAGCTAGAGGCAGGTGCTTCATTTCTTGTGAAAATGGTACATTTGCTCTACAGCTAAAGCAAAATGGTCGTTGTGTCCTTATTCAAGTATTATTTGTCAAAGGAAAATGGTCTTAATTTAGCATTGAGCTTATGCAGTTTTACAGTCACCCTTACCTGACATGGAAACATTGTGAACTGATGGCCTGCGTAGGTCTGCAAGGAGGAGGAAAGTGGTGGTGCCTTGGTGTTTCAATGTTGAAGCTGATGGCTTGGTTcctttgttttgtgtttttgaaATCCACAATTGGTTGAATTCTTGTCTTACCTTTGAAACTAGAAAGGActattacaattcaaaaggacTACCTTTCTCTTTGGCTTGTTTTAGGCTTTTAGCGAGAAtacatttttctatttcttttagTGAGAAGACATTTATTAAACTTTTAGTGAGAATGCATTCTTCTAAAGAATCGTGAATTTGTTTTGCaatattttctatttatattGTCATTGTTGGTTGTGGTTTTGCCTGAATGTCTCAGCTGGTTGTTGCTCTTGGGGCTTATCGAGGTTTTGGCTGGTATTTTGCAAAAAAGGAAGTAACTTGCTTTTTTCATTATAGTAGTCATGGATTATATCAATATTTGGCTGTATCAATGTTTGCTTTTTTCAGACGCCAAGAGACTACTAATGGCTAGGACTGGTGTTGCTTCCAGAGGCCAAAAGTTTCGATTGCTAACAAACCATTTCAATGTTAAAGTAGCCAGAAATGAGGGCTACTTTTCCACTACAATGTATATAACCTCTATCTCTGTGATGGTTGTTTAAGCAAGCAATTTAGCACAAGTATTCTGTTCTTGATATGGAGGTGTCGATTTATATTATCATTGTTGCaatattttctatttatattGTCATTGTTGGTTGTAATTTTGCCAGAATGTCTTAGCTAGTTTCGGGGTTTTGGCTGATATTTTGCCAAAAAAGGAAGTAATttgcatttttcctttaaatttttagtaaaaattagctaaattaagaaaaaaaagaaattattatataaaaaaaaagaaaaaaaagaaaaattttatgtaagcaaatgttttatgaaaacaattctaattcctaatgaattcttctctcatccaaacaaagaatttggaattccaaatAAATTCCGTATCAAGTCTATGTATTTTCCAAACGAAAGAATTGCAAGGATTTGGATTTCTAATTCATAGAATTCAAATTCTATAGAATTCCAATTCTGTAGAACCAAACGTACCCTTTGAGTATTTCGTATTTAAGATTAGACAAATCAatcattctattttttttgcttGTGCATATTCCTAAAACTAAAGTCGAAAGCCCTAAATCGGTGGCAAACTTTCACTTAATCTATTGGGGTGTTTGTAGCTTCTTAATTAGGACGTTCGATTCcatgtttgttttttttcccctaatGATCAATTCTCAAAATATTAGGAACGCATTCAACAATAGAACTTTTCGTTATATAAAAACGTAAATTAATTTACATTTGTGTCAGAAATTATAGTTGTTTAGAAATTTTCGCGTTATGTGTTCTTACCTCTCTAACTTTTGGATTTTATTTGTGTTCTTCTATTTGTTATATTTAATTATTGTTCACTTTGTGCTTTGTTTTTTCAAGCAGGAGAGGGGCAGGACTTAAAAAAGcaagaggaaaaaagagagaatggAACCCCTCCCAAAATCTTTAAATCTTGAAATCTCAACCTTAACTATTAGATCAAAATCTATAATTCATTTTGTGCTTACAGTCATAAATCACATAATTAATTTTAGAGTAAAATGCGCTAgaaatcatcaaattattataaaatttcaCTTAGCCTATTGAACTATTTTTGTTCTCATTAGCCCACTAGACTCTTTATGATTAATTATGAGGCTAACTCCGTCAACTTCAactcactacaacaaaaatggtctTTCCTGACATGTCTGTAAGGACACTTGTTGGTTTGTGTCATTATAGTACTCCTatccatagttattaaacccggcccggAGGGGAACCCGGCGAAAGAGGTGGGTGAACGGGTTACTGGTTCAACCAGTTGGTGAGTGGTTCAACCGGTGGGTCAcgaaatatatttaaatattatgtttc
This portion of the Coffea eugenioides isolate CCC68of chromosome 11, Ceug_1.0, whole genome shotgun sequence genome encodes:
- the LOC113753328 gene encoding UDP-glycosyltransferase 83A1-like, which translates into the protein MGIPHVLAIPYPAQGHVLPLMELALRLVKNGIKVTFVNTEFDHKRVIESLSGEENVPDMMHLVSVPDGLESWEDRNDLGKLTKTIFRVMPAKLEALMEKMNESETDKITCLITDESMGWALEIAKNMGVRAVAFWPAAAALLALQLNIPKLIDDGIIDSSGTIMKKQMVQLSSTMLAVDSEHFLWASVGDATTQGIVFDAILKNNRTLKMADWIIGNSSNELETSVFTLFPEMLPIGPLLASNRLGKSVGSYWPEDSDCLAWLDKQPVQSVIYVAFGSFTVFDQTQFQELALGLERTNMPFLWVVRRNLTAETDNAYPKGSKERIQGRGRLSSWAPQQQVLSHPSVACFLSHCGWNSTIEGVSNGVPFLCWPYFADQFTNRSYICDDWKVGLGLEKDGNGIIAQGEVKNKIEQLVTVKGYKERALDLKAKVMSSLREDGCSGKNFNNFVKWIKDD